The following proteins are encoded in a genomic region of Vibrio spartinae:
- a CDS encoding NAD(P)H-dependent oxidoreductase has protein sequence MKTLVIVSHPYAEQSTVIKALEQVALDTTAVTVRNLDTIYGKNVSQFDIATEQAAYEGMDRVVYMFPIHWFNITPMLKAYLNEVWTYGWAFGPEGKALQGKEMLIVTCTGANETTYSSTGRVQSTIKEVLTPMKASALYVGMTFIEPLAFHEAMDITPQKLTSFQSQLAQRLLA, from the coding sequence ATGAAAACACTGGTTATTGTTTCACACCCTTACGCAGAGCAGTCCACCGTCATCAAAGCACTTGAACAAGTGGCACTCGATACGACGGCGGTCACCGTCCGCAATCTGGACACAATTTATGGCAAGAATGTCAGTCAGTTTGACATTGCCACAGAACAGGCCGCCTACGAAGGGATGGACCGAGTCGTTTATATGTTCCCGATCCATTGGTTCAACATCACGCCGATGCTGAAAGCCTATCTCAATGAAGTCTGGACTTATGGCTGGGCATTTGGCCCGGAAGGCAAAGCGCTCCAAGGCAAAGAAATGCTGATCGTCACCTGCACCGGCGCAAATGAAACGACCTATTCATCGACCGGACGGGTTCAAAGTACCATCAAAGAAGTGCTGACGCCGATGAAAGCCAGTGCATTATATGTTGGGATGACCTTTATTGAACCATTAGCGTTTCATGAAGCGATGGATATAACGCCCCAAAAGCTGACGTCATTCCAAAGTCAGCTCGCACAGCGATTGCTGGCTTAA
- the tatC gene encoding twin-arginine translocase subunit TatC, with protein sequence MSSVEQTQPLIRHLLELRDRLLRCIVAVIVVFFGLVYFASHIYEFVARPLVERLPSGATMIATDVASPFFTPLKLTLIVALFVTVPYLLYQIWAFVAPGLYKHERKLVMPLIVSSSILFYCGVGFAYFVVFPLIFSFFTAISLGGVAFATDIASYLDFVLALFLAFGIAFEVPVAIMLLCWTGATTPKALRQKRPYIIVGAFVVGMVLTPPDIISQTLLAVPICLLFEVGVFCARFYSKKQPEKEDLDA encoded by the coding sequence ATGTCGTCTGTTGAGCAAACCCAACCTTTAATTCGTCACTTACTGGAATTACGTGATCGATTGCTGCGCTGCATTGTGGCCGTTATCGTTGTATTTTTTGGTTTGGTCTATTTTGCCAGTCATATTTACGAGTTTGTTGCCCGGCCGCTGGTTGAGCGGTTACCCTCAGGCGCCACCATGATTGCCACCGATGTCGCTTCACCATTCTTTACACCGCTCAAGTTGACATTGATTGTTGCGTTGTTCGTGACGGTACCGTATCTGCTTTACCAAATCTGGGCCTTTGTTGCTCCGGGGCTGTATAAACATGAACGCAAGCTGGTGATGCCCCTGATCGTTTCGAGTTCGATCTTGTTTTATTGTGGGGTCGGATTCGCTTATTTTGTGGTTTTTCCTTTAATTTTCAGTTTCTTTACAGCAATTTCGCTCGGGGGCGTGGCTTTTGCGACCGACATTGCCAGCTATCTTGATTTTGTGCTGGCGCTATTTTTAGCATTTGGGATTGCATTTGAAGTGCCGGTTGCCATCATGCTGCTTTGTTGGACGGGGGCAACCACACCAAAAGCTCTTCGGCAAAAACGACCTTACATTATTGTCGGAGCATTTGTGGTCGGGATGGTGCTGACCCCACCGGATATTATTTCTCAGACGCTGCTGGCTGTTCCGATCTGTTTACTGTTTGAGGTCGGGGTTTTTTGTGCCCGTTTCTACAGCAAAAAACAACCTGAAAAAGAAGATCTGGACGCATGA
- the tatB gene encoding Sec-independent protein translocase protein TatB, translated as MFDIGFWELVLISVIALVVLGPERLPQAIRSLARLIASVKKVANHVQHELSQELQIEELKDNHQQAEQMKANDPFPELHQSHESVDTPIRDVEQPPTDDKSAEKPSE; from the coding sequence GTGTTTGATATCGGTTTTTGGGAGCTGGTATTAATCTCGGTGATTGCACTGGTTGTTCTGGGGCCGGAGCGCTTGCCCCAGGCGATTCGAAGTCTCGCCCGATTGATTGCGTCCGTGAAAAAAGTCGCTAATCATGTCCAGCATGAACTGTCTCAAGAGTTGCAGATTGAGGAACTCAAAGACAACCATCAACAAGCTGAGCAAATGAAAGCGAACGATCCATTTCCTGAATTACACCAATCACATGAATCCGTGGACACGCCCATTCGTGATGTTGAGCAACCTCCAACGGATGATAAAAGTGCAGAGAAACCGTCTGAATAA
- the tatA gene encoding twin-arginine translocase TatA/TatE family subunit: protein MGGIGVTELLIIAAIVVLLFGTKKLRSMGSDLGGAVKGFRKAMDEDPAEAKREKPDETQQKSASSTQNHQDKE from the coding sequence ATGGGTGGCATTGGTGTTACGGAATTACTAATTATTGCAGCCATTGTGGTGTTACTGTTTGGCACTAAAAAACTGCGGAGCATGGGTAGCGATCTCGGTGGTGCCGTGAAAGGCTTTAGAAAAGCAATGGATGAAGATCCTGCTGAAGCGAAGCGTGAAAAGCCGGATGAAACACAACAGAAATCTGCTTCTTCTACGCAGAACCATCAAGACAAAGAGTAG
- the ubiB gene encoding ubiquinone biosynthesis regulatory protein kinase UbiB produces MTPTEIKRLYRIIKVQLEYGLDEFLPDHHLLRAPLLARKALFWLQNRYPEKPLGERLRLALQELGPVWIKFGQMMSTRRDLFPPHIADQLALLQDKVSPFDGHLAKLQIEKALGGAVETWFDDFSVEPLASASIAQVHTATLKSNGREVVLKVIRPDIQPVIAADIRLMHRMARLVAKALPETRRLKPVEVVREYEKTLLDELDLRREAANAIQLRRNFEGSEELYIPEVISEYSNETVMVSERIYGIQVSDIDALQANGTNMQLLAERGVSVFFTQVFRDSFFHADMHPGNVFVQPAHPENPQWIGLDCGIVGTLNKEDKRYLAENFLAFFNRDYQRVAELHVESGWVPYDTDIDAFESAIRVVCEPIFAKPLCEISFGYVLLNLFNTARRFNMEVQPQLVLLQKTLLYVEGLGRQLYPQLDLWKTAKPFLERWMMDQVGPGAVLRSIREKAPFWVEKLPELPELVYESLKQGRVMNQRVNAMYQDYRQVKRDQARGKFFLGIGATALICSAVFLASGQAPHLSISTAVVGGMSWLISWMFYRR; encoded by the coding sequence ATGACACCAACAGAAATCAAGCGGTTGTACCGGATCATCAAGGTACAGCTGGAATATGGTCTTGATGAATTTCTCCCTGATCATCACTTGCTCCGTGCCCCATTATTAGCGAGAAAAGCGCTCTTCTGGCTGCAGAATCGTTATCCTGAGAAACCATTAGGTGAGCGTCTGCGTTTGGCGCTTCAGGAGTTGGGCCCGGTCTGGATTAAGTTTGGTCAGATGATGTCTACCCGACGGGATTTGTTTCCCCCGCATATCGCCGATCAATTAGCGCTGTTGCAGGATAAAGTCTCACCGTTTGACGGTCACTTAGCGAAGCTACAGATTGAAAAAGCGTTGGGCGGTGCGGTCGAGACTTGGTTCGATGATTTTTCGGTTGAACCGTTGGCCTCCGCGTCAATTGCTCAGGTACATACTGCAACATTGAAATCCAACGGCCGTGAGGTGGTGCTTAAAGTAATTCGTCCTGATATCCAGCCGGTGATTGCCGCGGATATTAGACTGATGCATCGAATGGCTCGTCTTGTTGCCAAAGCACTGCCCGAAACACGCCGATTAAAGCCGGTTGAAGTGGTTCGGGAATATGAGAAAACGTTGCTGGATGAACTAGACTTACGGCGAGAAGCTGCGAATGCGATTCAGTTGCGACGTAATTTTGAGGGAAGTGAAGAACTCTACATTCCGGAGGTCATTTCGGAATACAGTAATGAAACCGTGATGGTATCGGAGCGTATCTATGGGATTCAGGTCTCGGATATTGATGCGTTACAGGCAAACGGCACCAATATGCAGTTGTTGGCGGAACGAGGCGTCAGTGTTTTTTTTACGCAGGTCTTCCGAGACAGTTTTTTCCATGCCGACATGCATCCGGGCAATGTGTTTGTGCAGCCGGCTCACCCTGAGAATCCGCAATGGATCGGGTTGGATTGCGGGATTGTCGGAACGCTGAATAAAGAAGATAAACGCTATCTGGCGGAAAATTTTCTGGCGTTTTTCAATCGTGATTATCAGCGCGTTGCTGAACTCCATGTCGAGTCCGGTTGGGTGCCATATGATACGGATATTGATGCCTTCGAGAGTGCTATTCGGGTCGTGTGCGAACCAATTTTTGCCAAGCCGTTGTGTGAGATTTCATTTGGCTATGTGCTGTTGAATTTATTTAACACGGCCCGCCGCTTCAATATGGAAGTCCAGCCGCAACTGGTCTTACTGCAAAAAACGTTACTTTATGTGGAAGGTTTAGGGCGACAGTTATATCCTCAACTTGATCTATGGAAAACGGCCAAGCCGTTTTTGGAACGTTGGATGATGGATCAGGTTGGGCCGGGGGCAGTATTGCGTTCTATCCGTGAGAAGGCACCATTCTGGGTAGAAAAGTTACCGGAATTGCCAGAACTGGTCTACGAAAGTCTCAAGCAAGGGCGCGTGATGAATCAACGGGTCAATGCGATGTATCAGGATTACCGTCAGGTGAAACGGGATCAGGCCCGAGGAAAGTTTTTCTTAGGGATTGGGGCAACTGCGCTGATCTGTTCAGCGGTCTTTTTGGCGAGTGGGCAAGCGCCACATCTGTCAATCAGTACTGCTGTGGTCGGAGGGATGTCTTGGTTAATCAGTTGGATGTTCTACCGTCGGTAA
- a CDS encoding ubiquinone biosynthesis accessory factor UbiJ, whose protein sequence is MPFAPLLTATIETILNRLIQDDPVLIRQLARLKGHVIQIHLKELNQTLTFVFSQQIDVLARYEGTPDCYLSLTLSTLPQLREQANITQLIKQDKLILEGDIQLAQKFAQLMTDCKPDWEEWLSRLSGDVVAHTVTQAAKDFSHFLQTQHQRHQSHVAQVLTEEWQIAPGPLAVADFCDQVDEVHSQLARLESRIQSLAEKL, encoded by the coding sequence ATGCCATTTGCACCTTTACTGACCGCAACGATTGAAACCATCCTGAACCGATTGATTCAGGATGATCCTGTGCTGATTCGTCAGCTTGCCCGCCTGAAAGGTCATGTGATTCAGATTCATCTGAAAGAGCTTAATCAAACGTTGACGTTTGTTTTCAGCCAGCAAATTGATGTGTTAGCACGGTACGAAGGCACACCGGATTGCTATCTGTCTCTGACATTATCGACGCTGCCGCAGTTACGGGAGCAGGCCAACATCACGCAACTGATCAAACAGGATAAGTTGATACTGGAAGGTGATATCCAACTGGCTCAGAAGTTTGCTCAACTGATGACGGACTGCAAGCCGGATTGGGAAGAGTGGTTATCACGCCTGAGCGGAGATGTCGTCGCCCATACGGTGACGCAAGCCGCCAAAGATTTTAGTCATTTTCTGCAAACACAACATCAGCGTCACCAATCCCATGTTGCACAGGTTTTAACCGAAGAGTGGCAAATCGCTCCGGGACCACTCGCGGTGGCTGATTTTTGTGATCAAGTGGACGAAGTACACAGTCAGTTAGCCCGGCTTGAAAGCCGGATTCAGTCGCTGGCGGAGAAACTATGA
- the ubiE gene encoding bifunctional demethylmenaquinone methyltransferase/2-methoxy-6-polyprenyl-1,4-benzoquinol methylase UbiE: MAENQETTHFGFETVAKAEKAHKVAEVFHSVAAKYDIMNDLMSGGIHRLWKRFTIDCSGVRAGQRILDLGGGTGDLTAKFSRMVGDTGHVVLADINNSMLCVGRDKLRDSGIIGNVHYVQANAEELPFPDNYFDCITISFCLRNVTDKDQALRSMFRVLKPGGRLLVLEFSKPVFEPLSKVYDTYSFHLLPKMGQLIANDADSYRYLAESIRMHPNQETLKGMMVDAGFEQVSYYNLTAGIVALHRGYKF; this comes from the coding sequence ATGGCAGAAAATCAAGAAACGACCCATTTTGGTTTTGAAACCGTCGCCAAAGCGGAGAAAGCGCATAAAGTGGCAGAAGTTTTTCATTCTGTCGCAGCGAAGTACGACATCATGAATGACTTGATGTCCGGTGGTATTCACCGATTGTGGAAACGATTTACGATTGATTGCAGCGGTGTTCGTGCCGGACAGCGAATTTTGGATCTGGGCGGTGGTACTGGAGACCTGACGGCCAAGTTTTCCCGGATGGTGGGTGACACTGGACACGTCGTGCTGGCGGATATCAACAATTCAATGCTATGTGTCGGTCGGGATAAGCTGCGCGATAGTGGTATTATCGGCAATGTACATTATGTTCAGGCGAATGCGGAAGAACTGCCATTCCCCGACAATTATTTTGACTGCATTACAATTAGCTTTTGCCTGCGCAATGTCACCGATAAAGATCAAGCGTTACGCTCGATGTTTCGGGTGCTCAAACCCGGTGGGCGTCTGTTGGTACTGGAATTTTCGAAACCCGTATTTGAACCGTTATCCAAGGTTTATGATACATATTCCTTCCATCTCCTGCCGAAGATGGGGCAGCTCATTGCCAACGACGCTGACAGTTACCGTTATCTTGCCGAATCGATCCGGATGCATCCGAATCAGGAAACGTTAAAAGGGATGATGGTTGATGCGGGTTTTGAGCAAGTAAGTTATTACAATCTGACTGCGGGTATTGTGGCGCTTCACCGTGGTTATAAATTCTGA
- the rmuC gene encoding DNA recombination protein RmuC: MQWIIEYQSLLLMSAIGIVGSAGITGWWMKQRMQLQLSQLQQQLASQQQLHEQVLDQLTTQLRQTQADLHESEDAHDLAMAELKQLHGQYMAATEKLGQMATLQQERTQLNDELALLREQHAQLQGELREQEARHQAQMVASQEKLQLLERAEERLKQQFEQLANQLFDVKTAKVDQQNKQSLEGLLNPLKLQLEGFKKQVNDSFSQEAKERHTLTHELKNLQRLNEQMAKEALNLTQALKGDNKQQGNWGEVVLARVLAESGLREGHEYQTQVSLQNEAGKRYQPDVIVNLPNEKQVVIDSKMALVAYERYFHAENDVERDKALGEHLLAIRAHIKGLSKKDYQQLQGIQTLDYVLMFIPVEPAFQLAIQADPALIKDAMEQNIIIVSPTTLLVALRTIDNLWRNEFQNQNAQRIAEKAGKLYDKLRLFVDDMDTLGNAIEKAGQSYQSAMNKLSSGRGNAIRQAESFRQLGVEVKRSIAPRWVEASQREGADVGSSEAVLPAESGENDSVYIGTKSADC, encoded by the coding sequence ATGCAATGGATTATTGAATACCAATCCCTACTGTTGATGTCTGCCATCGGTATTGTCGGTTCTGCTGGCATCACGGGCTGGTGGATGAAGCAAAGAATGCAACTGCAATTGAGTCAGTTGCAGCAACAACTGGCGAGTCAACAGCAACTCCACGAACAAGTGTTGGATCAGCTCACCACGCAATTGCGACAAACCCAGGCTGATTTGCATGAATCAGAAGATGCCCATGATCTGGCAATGGCTGAGCTGAAACAGTTGCATGGGCAGTATATGGCAGCCACTGAAAAACTGGGGCAAATGGCGACCTTACAGCAAGAGCGGACACAACTGAATGATGAGCTGGCTCTGTTACGGGAACAGCACGCGCAATTGCAAGGGGAGCTTCGAGAACAGGAAGCGCGACATCAAGCTCAGATGGTTGCCAGTCAAGAAAAATTACAGTTGCTGGAACGCGCTGAAGAACGCTTGAAGCAGCAATTTGAACAGCTGGCGAATCAGTTATTTGATGTCAAAACAGCGAAGGTTGATCAGCAGAATAAACAGAGTCTGGAAGGATTACTGAATCCGCTGAAGTTACAATTGGAAGGATTCAAAAAACAGGTCAATGACAGTTTCAGCCAAGAAGCGAAGGAACGCCATACACTGACCCATGAGTTGAAGAATCTACAACGTCTCAATGAACAGATGGCGAAAGAAGCGCTGAATCTGACGCAGGCACTCAAAGGCGATAATAAACAACAGGGTAACTGGGGAGAAGTGGTGTTGGCCCGGGTTCTGGCGGAATCAGGGTTACGCGAAGGACATGAGTATCAGACGCAGGTCAGTTTGCAAAATGAAGCGGGTAAGCGCTATCAACCGGATGTAATTGTCAACCTGCCGAATGAGAAGCAGGTGGTGATCGATTCAAAAATGGCACTGGTCGCCTATGAACGTTATTTCCATGCCGAGAATGACGTTGAGCGGGATAAAGCACTTGGTGAACATTTACTTGCGATTCGCGCTCATATCAAAGGACTAAGTAAGAAAGATTACCAGCAGTTGCAAGGTATCCAGACGTTAGATTACGTCTTGATGTTTATTCCGGTCGAACCGGCATTCCAATTGGCCATACAGGCAGATCCCGCTTTAATCAAAGATGCGATGGAACAAAACATCATTATTGTCAGTCCAACCACACTACTGGTCGCTTTACGCACCATCGATAATTTATGGCGCAATGAATTTCAGAATCAAAATGCCCAACGCATTGCGGAAAAAGCCGGAAAACTCTATGACAAATTACGCTTATTTGTTGACGATATGGACACGCTGGGCAATGCAATAGAGAAGGCCGGACAGAGTTATCAGAGTGCCATGAATAAACTGTCGAGCGGGCGTGGCAACGCAATTCGACAGGCGGAAAGTTTTAGGCAACTGGGCGTTGAAGTGAAACGGTCGATTGCTCCCCGGTGGGTTGAGGCGTCGCAGAGAGAGGGGGCTGATGTCGGTTCGTCTGAGGCGGTTTTACCGGCAGAGAGCGGAGAAAATGACAGTGTATACATCGGCACAAAATCTGCCGATTGCTGA
- a CDS encoding DMT family transporter, translated as MNEKQALLFGLTAVLLWSTVATAFKLTLAQLTPIQMLAVACVISVISLLMICAYQRQLGQILPTFTANPKYFIISGLINPLCYYLILFQAYRLLPASQAQSINYSWAMMLTIMAAIFLKQTIRKQDYLAAALCYLGVLVIATRGNLLALDFASPVGVGLALLSTLLWAGYWILNTRNTADPVVSLLLGFLVALPCTLILSLYEGADWSHITAQGWLSAVYVGLFEMGITFFLWLNALKRTRHTARISNLIFISPFISLLLLAVIIQEQIHPATLIGLVCIITGLTIQQFKPKRANTPQETEQ; from the coding sequence ATCAATGAAAAACAAGCCTTGCTCTTCGGTCTGACAGCGGTCTTATTGTGGTCAACGGTCGCAACAGCATTCAAACTCACACTGGCACAACTGACCCCCATTCAAATGCTGGCTGTCGCGTGCGTTATTTCAGTCATTTCATTACTGATGATTTGCGCCTATCAGCGTCAACTGGGGCAAATCCTGCCGACATTTACCGCCAATCCCAAATATTTCATCATTTCCGGATTGATTAACCCGCTCTGTTACTATCTGATTCTGTTTCAGGCCTATCGCCTGCTCCCCGCCTCTCAGGCACAATCGATTAACTATAGCTGGGCCATGATGTTAACCATTATGGCGGCTATTTTTCTGAAACAAACGATCCGCAAACAAGACTATCTGGCAGCGGCTCTGTGTTATTTGGGGGTGTTGGTGATTGCGACCCGGGGCAATTTGCTTGCGCTGGATTTCGCGAGCCCTGTGGGTGTCGGACTCGCCCTATTATCCACACTGCTGTGGGCCGGTTACTGGATTCTCAATACCCGTAACACGGCGGATCCTGTCGTTAGCCTGCTATTAGGATTCCTCGTTGCTCTCCCTTGTACACTCATCCTGTCACTCTACGAAGGTGCCGACTGGTCTCATATCACAGCACAAGGCTGGCTCAGTGCCGTTTATGTCGGGTTGTTTGAAATGGGCATCACCTTTTTCCTTTGGCTGAACGCACTGAAACGGACCCGCCACACTGCCAGAATCAGCAATCTGATTTTTATTTCTCCGTTTATTTCACTGCTGTTGTTAGCGGTGATCATTCAAGAACAGATTCATCCGGCAACGCTCATTGGACTGGTCTGTATTATCACCGGGCTGACGATTCAGCAATTCAAGCCAAAACGCGCAAACACACCTCAAGAAACCGAACAATAG
- the araC gene encoding arabinose operon transcriptional regulator AraC: MQDDPLKPGYNFDAHLVAGLTPIIEGDELDFTIDRPNGMKGYIINLTSKGEGTLFAGDQAINVGPGDLVLFPPTAAHYYHREADSVCWFHRWVYFRPRAFWHDWLNWQEEQHGVYITRGLDQTTVHHLERLFIDIEYTAKSDEPYRSDLSINLLEQLLIRCKSLQPDVVSKPLDPRVIEAMNYMTQNLNQDFTMEMVASHICLSPSRLGHLFREEMSMTITQWRDDQRISRAKQLLVTTNYSVNQIGRIVGYTDPLYFSRVFKRKSGVSPKRYREQIT; the protein is encoded by the coding sequence ATGCAAGACGATCCGCTCAAACCAGGGTATAACTTCGATGCACATTTAGTGGCAGGGCTGACGCCGATTATTGAAGGAGACGAACTGGATTTCACCATTGACCGCCCCAACGGTATGAAAGGGTATATTATCAACCTGACGAGTAAAGGTGAGGGTACGCTTTTTGCCGGTGATCAGGCAATCAATGTCGGCCCCGGTGATTTAGTGCTGTTTCCCCCGACAGCGGCTCACTATTACCATCGTGAAGCAGACAGTGTGTGCTGGTTCCATCGCTGGGTTTATTTTCGTCCCAGAGCTTTCTGGCATGATTGGTTGAATTGGCAGGAAGAGCAACACGGGGTGTATATCACCCGAGGATTGGACCAAACCACAGTTCATCATCTGGAACGTTTATTCATTGATATCGAGTATACCGCCAAATCCGATGAACCTTATCGGAGTGATTTATCGATCAATCTGCTGGAACAACTGCTGATTCGTTGTAAGAGTTTGCAACCGGATGTGGTGAGTAAACCGCTCGATCCGCGTGTGATCGAGGCGATGAATTATATGACGCAGAACCTCAATCAGGATTTCACCATGGAAATGGTCGCCTCGCACATCTGCCTGTCTCCGTCGCGGTTAGGACACCTGTTCCGTGAAGAAATGTCGATGACCATTACGCAATGGCGTGATGATCAGCGCATCAGCCGTGCCAAACAGCTGCTGGTCACCACTAACTATTCGGTCAACCAAATCGGTCGAATTGTCGGCTATACCGATCCCCTCTATTTTTCCCGGGTGTTTAAACGTAAGTCGGGGGTCAGCCCCAAACGCTATCGGGAGCAAATTACCTAA
- the araA gene encoding L-arabinose isomerase: MKIFDKKQIWFVTGSQHLYGPKVLQRVAADSHEMVAGLNAAADISVAVVEQEVVKTPDEILEVCRRANNDPDCVGLVLWMHTFSPAKMWIAGLSQLNKPFLHLHTQFNAELPWQEIDMDFMNLNQSAHGCREFGFIGTRLNLNRKVVTGHWENVAVHRQIDDWCRAAVGIAEAQQLKVARFGDNMRQVAVTEGNKVSAQIQFGYEVHAYGLGELSERVNAVADNDVAALIDEYASSYEIAPGLLNDRDSLAILQQEARLELGMEQFLIEHGARAFANTFENLTGLTNLPGLATQRLMEKGYGYGGEGDWKTAAMVRMMKVMGQGKPGGTSFMEDYTYNFSERSQVLGAHMLEVCPSIAAARPKIEIHRHTIGCDCPIARMIFTGKPGPALNVSVIDLGDRFRMLVNTVDAVTPPQGLPNLPVAHALWEPHPSLEVAASAWIYGGGAHHTVYSQSVSVDMLTDYAEIAGIEMALIDQQTHLRQYKQDLKHNSLYYRLNGQI; encoded by the coding sequence ATGAAAATTTTCGATAAGAAACAGATCTGGTTTGTCACGGGTTCCCAGCATCTGTACGGACCAAAGGTCTTGCAGCGAGTTGCTGCCGATAGCCATGAGATGGTTGCCGGGCTGAATGCGGCTGCTGATATTTCTGTTGCAGTGGTTGAGCAGGAAGTGGTGAAAACGCCGGATGAAATTCTTGAAGTGTGTCGCAGAGCAAATAATGATCCGGATTGTGTGGGACTGGTGTTATGGATGCATACGTTCTCTCCCGCCAAAATGTGGATTGCCGGTCTGAGTCAGCTCAACAAGCCGTTCTTACATTTACACACGCAGTTTAATGCCGAACTACCGTGGCAAGAGATTGATATGGACTTTATGAACCTCAATCAGAGTGCACATGGTTGTCGGGAGTTTGGTTTCATCGGCACACGATTGAATCTCAACCGGAAAGTGGTTACCGGGCATTGGGAAAATGTTGCGGTGCATCGTCAGATTGATGATTGGTGTCGCGCAGCGGTCGGGATTGCTGAAGCACAGCAACTCAAAGTGGCCCGGTTTGGTGACAACATGCGCCAAGTCGCTGTGACGGAAGGGAATAAAGTCTCAGCACAAATTCAATTCGGTTATGAAGTTCACGCCTATGGTTTGGGTGAATTGAGCGAGCGCGTCAATGCAGTCGCTGATAACGACGTGGCTGCGCTGATTGATGAATATGCCTCAAGCTATGAGATTGCCCCCGGCTTGCTCAATGATCGGGATTCACTGGCAATCCTCCAACAGGAAGCCCGCCTTGAATTGGGAATGGAGCAGTTTTTGATTGAGCACGGTGCGCGTGCATTTGCCAATACATTTGAGAACCTGACCGGCTTGACGAACCTGCCCGGATTAGCAACACAACGCTTGATGGAAAAAGGGTACGGTTATGGCGGTGAGGGCGACTGGAAAACCGCAGCAATGGTCCGGATGATGAAAGTCATGGGACAAGGCAAGCCCGGTGGAACGTCCTTCATGGAAGATTACACTTATAACTTTAGTGAGCGTAGTCAGGTGCTTGGTGCCCATATGCTGGAAGTGTGTCCGTCGATTGCCGCTGCACGGCCGAAAATTGAAATTCATCGGCATACGATCGGTTGTGACTGTCCGATTGCACGGATGATTTTCACCGGTAAGCCTGGCCCGGCGCTGAATGTTTCGGTGATTGATTTAGGGGATCGTTTCCGGATGCTGGTGAATACCGTTGATGCAGTCACGCCGCCTCAGGGTTTACCGAATCTACCGGTTGCTCATGCACTGTGGGAACCGCACCCAAGTCTTGAAGTCGCTGCAAGCGCTTGGATTTATGGCGGTGGTGCTCACCATACAGTCTATAGTCAGTCAGTTTCTGTCGATATGCTTACAGATTATGCTGAGATTGCAGGCATTGAAATGGCGCTGATCGATCAGCAGACTCATTTACGTCAGTATAAACAGGATTTGAAACATAACAGTTTGTACTATCGGCTGAATGGTCAGATATAA
- a CDS encoding L-ribulose-5-phosphate 4-epimerase, translating to MDVLREQVWKANMDLQKHNLVTFTWGNVSGVDRESGLVVIKPSGVAYEDLSPANMVVVNLAGQRVEGDLNPSSDTETHLELYRTYPEIGGVVHTHSMNATSWAQAGKSIPPLGTTHADYFYGHVPCTRSLSDAEIQQDYELNTGKVIIETIGTQEPLAVPGIIIKEHGPFSWGKTPDQAVHNAVVLETVAEMALKTLQINAGVEAINQTLLDKHYLRKHGKNAYYGQQEHHEK from the coding sequence ATGGATGTGCTACGGGAACAGGTCTGGAAAGCCAACATGGACTTGCAGAAGCATAATCTTGTGACCTTCACATGGGGGAATGTCTCCGGTGTTGACCGGGAATCCGGCTTGGTGGTGATTAAGCCGAGCGGGGTCGCTTATGAAGATCTGTCCCCTGCGAATATGGTTGTGGTGAATCTGGCTGGTCAGCGCGTCGAAGGCGATTTGAATCCATCTTCAGATACGGAAACGCATCTGGAGTTATATCGAACCTACCCTGAAATCGGGGGAGTGGTGCATACCCACTCGATGAATGCGACCTCTTGGGCTCAGGCTGGGAAATCGATTCCCCCCTTAGGCACAACGCATGCGGATTATTTTTATGGTCATGTGCCGTGCACCCGCTCGCTCTCTGATGCTGAAATTCAACAGGATTATGAACTGAATACCGGCAAAGTGATTATTGAGACGATAGGAACGCAAGAGCCGCTTGCCGTGCCGGGCATTATTATCAAAGAGCATGGCCCATTTAGTTGGGGTAAAACGCCCGATCAGGCGGTACACAATGCTGTGGTACTCGAAACAGTGGCTGAGATGGCATTGAAAACACTGCAAATCAATGCCGGAGTTGAGGCGATCAATCAAACATTGCTGGATAAGCATTACCTGCGTAAACACGGTAAGAATGCTTATTACGGACAGCAGGAACATCACGAAAAATAA